The following coding sequences lie in one Globicephala melas chromosome 15, mGloMel1.2, whole genome shotgun sequence genomic window:
- the SDCBP2 gene encoding syntenin-2 — MSTLYPSLEDLKVDQAMQAEARAVSRMPALPGQGTDSQPSVLYPNLAELEGYIGLSFSSHEVQQNLPQIPEGASAAVSGPSPDQVVAPVSGNSLGVLPGEVKPGVREIHLCKDERGKTGLRLRAIDKGLFVQLVQANTPASLVGLRFGDQILQIDGRNCVGWSTDKAHRVVKKASAEKIVMVVRDRPFQRTVTMHKDSTGHIGFVIKKGKIISLVKGSSAARNGLLINHYVCEVNGQNVIGLKDKEVTEILATAGNVINLAIMPTVIYAHMVRKLSPALLHHTMDHSIPDI; from the exons ATGTCCACCCTGTACCCATCTCTGGAGGACCTGAAGGTGGACCAAGCCATGCAG GCCGAGGCCAGAGCCGTATCCAGGATGCCCGCCCTGCCGGGGCAGGGAACAGACTCCCAGCCTTCAG TTTTGTACCCAAACCTGGCGGAATTGGAAGGTTATATTGGTCTTTCGTTCTCCAGCCACGAAGTCCAGCAGAACCTGCCTCAGATTCCAGAAGGTGCCAGT GCAGCGGTCTCGGGCCCCTCACCGGACCAGGTGGTGGCGCCGGTGTCCGGGAACAGCTTGGGCGTGCTGCCTGGGGAGGTCAAGCCCGGGGTGCGCGAGATCCACCTGTGCAAGGACGAGCGCGGCAAGACGGGGCTGCGGCTGCGGGCCATCGACAAG GGGCTCTTTGTGCAGCTGGTCCAGGCCAACACCCCCGCGTCCCTGGTGGGGCTGCGCTTTGGGGACCAGATCCTGCAGATTGATGGGCGCAACTGTGTCGGGTGGAGCACAGACAAAGCCCACCGGGTGGTGAAGAAGGCGTCGGCTGAGAAGATTGTCATGGTTGTCCGGGACAG GCCATTCCAGCGGACCGTCACCATGCACAAGGACAGCACAGGCCATATCGGCTTCGTCATCAAGAAGGGGAAGATCATCTCTTTGGTCAAAGGGAGTTCTGCAGCCCGCAACGGGCTCCTCATCAACCACTACGTGTGCGAGGTGAACGGGCAGAACGTCATTGGGCTGAAG GACAAAGAAGTCACGGAGATTCTGGCCACAGCCGGGAACGTCATCAACCTGGCCATCATGCCCACTGTGATCTATGCGCACATGGTCAGAAA ATtgtccccagccctgctccaCCACACCATGGACCACTCCATCCCTGACATCTGA
- the SNPH gene encoding syntaphilin isoform X5, translating to MKYTLCSDNHGIKPPTPEQYLTPLQQKEVCIRHLKARLKDTQDRLQDRDTEIDDLKMQLSRMQEDWIEEECHRVEAQLALKEARKEIKQLKQVIDTVKNNLIDKDKGLQKYFVDINIQNKKLETLLHSMEVAQNGFAKEDGAAESAGGSPARSLTRSSTYTKLSDPAVCGDRLPGDHPGASVEDGADSGFAATDDTLSRTDALEASSLLSSGVDCGPEEGSSLHGSFSLGPRFPASNTYEKLLCGTEAGVQASCMQERAIQTDFVQYQPDLDTILEKVTKAQVSGTVPKSGDRCPELDPHPLGPRDPNSAVVVTVGDELEAPEPITRGPTPHHPGANPNPSPSVGVACPVEEEEEAAAAEKEPRSYWSRHYIVDLLAVVVPAVPTVAWLCRSQRRQGQPIYNISSLLRGCCTVALHSIRRISCRSLSQQGPSASTAAGGSSQL from the exons ATGAAGTACACGCTGTGCAGTGACAACCATGGCATCAAGCCTCCCACCCCAGAGCAGTACCTGACCCCCCTGCAGCAGAAGGAGGTGTGCATCCGGCATCTGAAGGCCCGGCTGAAGGACACACAGGACCGGCTCCAGGACCG GGACACGGAGATCGATGACCTGAAGATGCAGCTGTCGCGCATGCAGGAGGACTGGATCGAGGAGGAGTGCCACCGCGTGGAGGCCCAGCTGGCCCTGAAGGAGGCCCGCAAGGAGATCAAGCAGCTCAAGCAGGTCATCGACACCGTCAAGAACAACCTGATTGACAAGGACAAGGGGCTGCAGAAGTACTTCGTGGACATCAACATCCAGAACAAGAAGCTGGAGACGCTGCTGCACAGCATGGAGGTGGCCCAGAACGGCTTCGCCAAGGAGGACGGCGCCGCCGAGTCGGCCGGCGGGTCCCCTGCCCGCTCCCTTACCCGTAGCTCCACCTACACAAAGCTGAGCGACCCCGCTGTCTGCGGCGACCGCCTGCCGGGTGACCACCCAGGCGCCTCTGTGGAGGACGGGGCTGACAGTGGCTTCGCGGCGACCGACGACACTCTGAGCCGGACGGATGCACTGGAGGCCAGCAGCCTGCTATCTTCGGGGGTGGACTGCGGCCCCGAGGAGGGCTCCTCGCTGCACGGCTCCTTCAGCCTGGGCCCCCGCTTCCCCGCCAGCAACACCTACGAGAAGCTGCTGTGCGGCACGGAGGCCGGCGTGCAGGCCAGCTGCATGCAGGAGCGTGCCATCCAGACGGACTTCGTGCAGTACCAGCCGGACCTGGACACCATCCTGGAGAAAGTGACCAAGGCCCAGGTCTCCGGGACAGTCCCCAAGTCAGGGGACAGGTGCCCGGAGTTGGATCCCCACCCCCTGGGGCCCAGAGACCCCAACTCTGCAGTGGTGGTGACGGTGGGTGACGAGCTCGAGGCCCCGGAGCCCATCACGCGGGGGCCCACCCCACACCACCCTGGTGCCAACCCCAACCCCAGCCCGTCGGTGGGCGTGGCGTGCCCcgtggaagaggaggaggaggcggccgCAGCCGAGAAGGAGCCCAGGAGCTACTGGAGCCGCCACTATATCGTGGATCTTCTGGCGGTGGTGGTGCCAGCCGTGCCCACGGTGGCCTGGCTCTGCCGCTCCCAGCGGCGCCAGGGCCAGCCCATTTACAACATCAGCTCCCTGCTGCGGGGCTGCTGCACCGTGGCCTTGCACTCCATCCGCAGGATCAGCTGTCGCTCGCTGAGCCAGCAGGGCCCAAGCGCCAGCACTGCTGCAGGCGGCAGCTCGCAGCTCTGA
- the SNPH gene encoding syntaphilin isoform X4, which produces MAMSLPGSRRASAGSRRRTSPPVSVRDAHGTSSLSSSSNSGSCKGSDSSPTPRRAMKYTLCSDNHGIKPPTPEQYLTPLQQKEVCIRHLKARLKDTQDRLQDRDTEIDDLKMQLSRMQEDWIEEECHRVEAQLALKEARKEIKQLKQVIDTVKNNLIDKDKGLQKYFVDINIQNKKLETLLHSMEVAQNGFAKEDGAAESAGGSPARSLTRSSTYTKLSDPAVCGDRLPGDHPGASVEDGADSGFAATDDTLSRTDALEASSLLSSGVDCGPEEGSSLHGSFSLGPRFPASNTYEKLLCGTEAGVQASCMQERAIQTDFVQYQPDLDTILEKVTKAQVSGTVPKSGDRCPELDPHPLGPRDPNSAVVVTVGDELEAPEPITRGPTPHHPGANPNPSPSVGVACPVEEEEEAAAAEKEPRSYWSRHYIVDLLAVVVPAVPTVAWLCRSQRRQGQPIYNISSLLRGCCTVALHSIRRISCRSLSQQGPSASTAAGGSSQL; this is translated from the exons GCGCACCTCTCCCCCCGTGAGCGTGCGGGATGCCCACGGCACCtcttccctcagcagcagcagtaaCTCGGGCTCCTGCAAGGGAAGTGACAGCAGCCCCACGCCCAG GCGCGCCATGAAGTACACGCTGTGCAGTGACAACCATGGCATCAAGCCTCCCACCCCAGAGCAGTACCTGACCCCCCTGCAGCAGAAGGAGGTGTGCATCCGGCATCTGAAGGCCCGGCTGAAGGACACACAGGACCGGCTCCAGGACCG GGACACGGAGATCGATGACCTGAAGATGCAGCTGTCGCGCATGCAGGAGGACTGGATCGAGGAGGAGTGCCACCGCGTGGAGGCCCAGCTGGCCCTGAAGGAGGCCCGCAAGGAGATCAAGCAGCTCAAGCAGGTCATCGACACCGTCAAGAACAACCTGATTGACAAGGACAAGGGGCTGCAGAAGTACTTCGTGGACATCAACATCCAGAACAAGAAGCTGGAGACGCTGCTGCACAGCATGGAGGTGGCCCAGAACGGCTTCGCCAAGGAGGACGGCGCCGCCGAGTCGGCCGGCGGGTCCCCTGCCCGCTCCCTTACCCGTAGCTCCACCTACACAAAGCTGAGCGACCCCGCTGTCTGCGGCGACCGCCTGCCGGGTGACCACCCAGGCGCCTCTGTGGAGGACGGGGCTGACAGTGGCTTCGCGGCGACCGACGACACTCTGAGCCGGACGGATGCACTGGAGGCCAGCAGCCTGCTATCTTCGGGGGTGGACTGCGGCCCCGAGGAGGGCTCCTCGCTGCACGGCTCCTTCAGCCTGGGCCCCCGCTTCCCCGCCAGCAACACCTACGAGAAGCTGCTGTGCGGCACGGAGGCCGGCGTGCAGGCCAGCTGCATGCAGGAGCGTGCCATCCAGACGGACTTCGTGCAGTACCAGCCGGACCTGGACACCATCCTGGAGAAAGTGACCAAGGCCCAGGTCTCCGGGACAGTCCCCAAGTCAGGGGACAGGTGCCCGGAGTTGGATCCCCACCCCCTGGGGCCCAGAGACCCCAACTCTGCAGTGGTGGTGACGGTGGGTGACGAGCTCGAGGCCCCGGAGCCCATCACGCGGGGGCCCACCCCACACCACCCTGGTGCCAACCCCAACCCCAGCCCGTCGGTGGGCGTGGCGTGCCCcgtggaagaggaggaggaggcggccgCAGCCGAGAAGGAGCCCAGGAGCTACTGGAGCCGCCACTATATCGTGGATCTTCTGGCGGTGGTGGTGCCAGCCGTGCCCACGGTGGCCTGGCTCTGCCGCTCCCAGCGGCGCCAGGGCCAGCCCATTTACAACATCAGCTCCCTGCTGCGGGGCTGCTGCACCGTGGCCTTGCACTCCATCCGCAGGATCAGCTGTCGCTCGCTGAGCCAGCAGGGCCCAAGCGCCAGCACTGCTGCAGGCGGCAGCTCGCAGCTCTGA
- the SNPH gene encoding syntaphilin isoform X3 has protein sequence MAMSLPGSRRASAGSRSGGPLGRSGLAVFVQCPQLPTSQNEHLPLLPASRRTSPPVSVRDAHGTSSLSSSSNSGSCKGSDSSPTPRRAMKYTLCSDNHGIKPPTPEQYLTPLQQKEVCIRHLKARLKDTQDRLQDRDTEIDDLKMQLSRMQEDWIEEECHRVEAQLALKEARKEIKQLKQVIDTVKNNLIDKDKGLQKYFVDINIQNKKLETLLHSMEVAQNGFAKEDGAAESAGGSPARSLTRSSTYTKLSDPAVCGDRLPGDHPGASVEDGADSGFAATDDTLSRTDALEASSLLSSGVDCGPEEGSSLHGSFSLGPRFPASNTYEKLLCGTEAGVQASCMQERAIQTDFVQYQPDLDTILEKVTKAQVSGTVPKSGDRCPELDPHPLGPRDPNSAVVVTVGDELEAPEPITRGPTPHHPGANPNPSPSVGVACPVEEEEEAAAAEKEPRSYWSRHYIVDLLAVVVPAVPTVAWLCRSQRRQGQPIYNISSLLRGCCTVALHSIRRISCRSLSQQGPSASTAAGGSSQL, from the exons GCCTCCAGGCGCACCTCTCCCCCCGTGAGCGTGCGGGATGCCCACGGCACCtcttccctcagcagcagcagtaaCTCGGGCTCCTGCAAGGGAAGTGACAGCAGCCCCACGCCCAG GCGCGCCATGAAGTACACGCTGTGCAGTGACAACCATGGCATCAAGCCTCCCACCCCAGAGCAGTACCTGACCCCCCTGCAGCAGAAGGAGGTGTGCATCCGGCATCTGAAGGCCCGGCTGAAGGACACACAGGACCGGCTCCAGGACCG GGACACGGAGATCGATGACCTGAAGATGCAGCTGTCGCGCATGCAGGAGGACTGGATCGAGGAGGAGTGCCACCGCGTGGAGGCCCAGCTGGCCCTGAAGGAGGCCCGCAAGGAGATCAAGCAGCTCAAGCAGGTCATCGACACCGTCAAGAACAACCTGATTGACAAGGACAAGGGGCTGCAGAAGTACTTCGTGGACATCAACATCCAGAACAAGAAGCTGGAGACGCTGCTGCACAGCATGGAGGTGGCCCAGAACGGCTTCGCCAAGGAGGACGGCGCCGCCGAGTCGGCCGGCGGGTCCCCTGCCCGCTCCCTTACCCGTAGCTCCACCTACACAAAGCTGAGCGACCCCGCTGTCTGCGGCGACCGCCTGCCGGGTGACCACCCAGGCGCCTCTGTGGAGGACGGGGCTGACAGTGGCTTCGCGGCGACCGACGACACTCTGAGCCGGACGGATGCACTGGAGGCCAGCAGCCTGCTATCTTCGGGGGTGGACTGCGGCCCCGAGGAGGGCTCCTCGCTGCACGGCTCCTTCAGCCTGGGCCCCCGCTTCCCCGCCAGCAACACCTACGAGAAGCTGCTGTGCGGCACGGAGGCCGGCGTGCAGGCCAGCTGCATGCAGGAGCGTGCCATCCAGACGGACTTCGTGCAGTACCAGCCGGACCTGGACACCATCCTGGAGAAAGTGACCAAGGCCCAGGTCTCCGGGACAGTCCCCAAGTCAGGGGACAGGTGCCCGGAGTTGGATCCCCACCCCCTGGGGCCCAGAGACCCCAACTCTGCAGTGGTGGTGACGGTGGGTGACGAGCTCGAGGCCCCGGAGCCCATCACGCGGGGGCCCACCCCACACCACCCTGGTGCCAACCCCAACCCCAGCCCGTCGGTGGGCGTGGCGTGCCCcgtggaagaggaggaggaggcggccgCAGCCGAGAAGGAGCCCAGGAGCTACTGGAGCCGCCACTATATCGTGGATCTTCTGGCGGTGGTGGTGCCAGCCGTGCCCACGGTGGCCTGGCTCTGCCGCTCCCAGCGGCGCCAGGGCCAGCCCATTTACAACATCAGCTCCCTGCTGCGGGGCTGCTGCACCGTGGCCTTGCACTCCATCCGCAGGATCAGCTGTCGCTCGCTGAGCCAGCAGGGCCCAAGCGCCAGCACTGCTGCAGGCGGCAGCTCGCAGCTCTGA